The segment CACGGCGCGGTGCACCACGGACCGGATGACGGCGTTCAGGCCGGGGCAGTCGCCACCGCTCGTCAGCACACCAATACGCATTGCTCGTAACTCCCACAGATCGATCCGGGCGACCGGACACCGTCGTCCGGATGGACCGCGACGAAGCCGTCGCAATTCTTACGATACTTATCGCCGGTCAAATGGCGCTTAAGCGCCCGCAGTGCGGACAGAGGATTACAGGTCAGGGCGGCCGGGCCCCGGCCGGGCCCCGGTCAGGCGGGCTGGCTGGCGGCCGCGATGCGCTCGGCGCGCAGCGCCTCGTACCACTGGTCGTCGGCCGGCGGCAGGGCTTTCACATCCAGCGCCAGCTTGATCAGCATGTCGGCGATCTGCGGATTGCGGGCCATGACCGGGCCGTGCATGTAGGTGCCGAAGACGGTGTCGTTGTACGCGCCCTCGGTGCCGTCGCCCGTGCCGTTGCCGTTGCCGAACCGGGTCCGGGCGAAGGGCTTGGCGCCGCGGCCGACGTGGGTGATGCCCTGGTGGTTCTCGAAGCCCGTCAGCGGGGGCAGGCCGAGCGCGGGGTCGATGTCGGCCAGTACGTCGCCGACGCAGCGCTCGCCCTCGCCGCGCACGCTGACCACGTCGAGCAGGCCCAGGCCCGGCTCGGGGCGGCCGAGGTCGTTGACGAACTCGTGGCCGAGGATCTGGTAGCCCGCGCACACCGAGAAGACGATGGCGCCGTTCTCCACCGCGCGGGCCAGCCCGCCGTCGCGGCGCAGCCGCTCGGAGGCGAGGCGCTGCGGGCGGTCCTCGCCGCCGCCGATGAGGTAGATGTCGCCGGAGGTCGGGATCGGCTGGTCGGACCGTACGTCGAGCCGGGTGACGGGGACGCGGCGCTGGCGGGCGCGGCGTTCGACGACCAGGACGTTGCCCTGGTCGCCGTAGGTGCTCAGCAGGTCGGGGTAGACCCAGACGACACGCAGGCTTGAGTCGCTCATGATTCGTCTCTCCCTCAGTTGCCGACGCGGCGGCGCAGGTCCTGGAAGGCGGTGTAGTTGGCGATGGCCTCGATCCGGCCGGCGGGCGCGTTGCGGACCGCCTCGTCGACGTCGGCGCAGACCCGGAACTGCAGGCCCGCGACCTCCAGCCGGACGGCGAGGTCCAGCTTGCGGTCGCCGACGACGAAGATCGGGTGCCCGGAGAGCCGGGTGTAGTCCACGTCCCACAGCCAGGAGGTGTCGGTGCCGTCGGCGCCGCGGGCGTTCACCGACAGCAGGACCGGGGCCGGCGGGCCGTCGATGAGGGAAAAGGTCTCCAGCCAGCCGGCCGGGTTCTTGGCCAGCAGCAGCCGGATGTCGCGGCCGAGGAAGCTGACCACGTCGTAGCGGCCCGCGACGGCCTGGACGGCGTACATCCGCTCCAGGGCGACCTTGGGCTCGACGCCGAAGGCGGCGGCCGCGGCGGCCGAGACGGCGGCGTTGGACTTGTTGGCCCGGCCCGGCAGCTGCAGGCGGATCGGCCAGGCGGCGCCGTACGGGTCGATGACGTGGTCGCCGGACAGCGCCCAGGTGGGGATCGGGCGGCGGAAGCCGCACTCGCCGCAGAACCAGTCCTCGGAGGGGCGTTGCAGGACACCGCCGCAGGACGGGCAGGACCAGGCGTCGTCCTTCCACTCCTGGCCGGCCGCCACCCACACCACGGTCGGGCAGGAGGAGGCGGCCCAGGTGATCAGCGGGTCGTCGGCGTTGGCGATGACGATCGCCTCGGTGCCGGCCAGGCCCTCGCGCCACTTCTCCGCGAGCATGCGGGTCTCGGCGGCGCGGTCGAGCTGGTCGCGGGAGAGGTTGAGCAGGGCGATGGCCTTGGGGTTGACGTCACGGGCCACCCCGGCCAGGTACTTCTCGTCGACCTCGATCACGCCGAAGCGCGCGTCGGAGCCGCCGGCCAGCGCGGAGGTGATGCCCGCCGGCATGTTGGCGCCCAGAGCGTTGGAGACGACCGGGCCGGCGGCCCTGAGGGCTTCGGCCAGCAGCCGGGTGGTGGTGGTCTTGCCGTTGGTCGCCGAGACCAGCACCACGTCGAGGTGGGTGGCGAGCGCGGCAAGCAGGTCCGGGTCGAGTTTGAGGGCCACCCGGCCGCCGATCACCGATCCGCTGCCCCGCCCCGCCGCGCGCGACACCGCCGCGGCGGCCTTGCCCGCCGTCACGGCCAGCTTGGCCCGCGGCGACAGCGGCTCCGAGTTGCCTGCCATCGTCTCCACAACCTCCTTGTGTCCGCCCCCGCGCCTGCCTCGCGAGCCGGTCGCGGATCAGCCTATCGACTCCGTGTGCCTGGCCAGAAACCCGCCCGGCCGCCGGACGGGCTCGGATGAGCCCGCCTGGCGGCCGGGACGGAGGCCGGACCGGGATCATGCCCCGGCCGGTTCGCCCTTACCGGCCGGAACCAGGGCCGCGGCCGGGACGGGGGCCGGGCGGGCGGCGGCGCCGCTCGTGCCGCCCAGCAGGTCGTACGCGCTCTCCGCGTGCAGGTGGACGTCGACGCCCTCCTCCTCGGCCTCCGGGGTGACCCGCAGGCCGATGACCTTGTCCAGGACCTTGGCGATGAGCCAGGTGACCACGAAGGAGTAGACGAGGACCGAGAGGGCTCCGACGGCCTGCTGGCCGAGCAGTTTCAGGCCGCCGCCGTAGAGCAGCCCGTCGCGTCCGCTGGGGGCGTCGGCCGTGCCGAGGATGCCGACGAGCAGTGTGCCGGCCAGGCCGCCGACCAGGTGGACGCCGACGACGTCGAGGGAGTCGTCGAAACCGAACCGGTACTTCAGGCCGACGGCCAGCGCGCACAGCGCCCCGCCGATCGCGCCGGTGGCCAGTGCGCCGAGCGGGGTGACCGCGCCGCAGGACGGGGTGATGGCGACCAGGCCGGCGATGGCGCCGGAGGCTCCGCCGAGGCTGGTGGCGTGGCCGTCGCGGAGCTTTTCCACCAGCAGCCAGGCGAGCATCGCGGAGCAGGTGGCGGCGAAGGTGTTGAGCACCACGACGGAGGCGGCGTTCCCGGCGGCCAGCGCCGATCCGCCGTTGAAGCCGAACCACCCGAACCACAGGATGCCCGCGCCCAGCATCACGAACGGCAGGTTGTGCGGGCGGGTCGTGCGGCCCGGCCAGCCGGCCCTTTTGCCCAGGACGAGGACCATCGCCAGGGCGGCGGCTCCGGAGTTGATGTGCACGGCGGTGCCGCCCGCGTAGTCGACCGCGCCGAGCTTGTTGACGATCCAGCCGCCGGTCACGCCCTTGCCGTCGAAGGCGAAGACCCAGTGCGCCACGGGCAGATAGACCAGGGTCACCCACACACCGGTGAAGACCATCCACGCGCCGAACTTGATCCGGTCCGAGATCGCGCCGCAGATCAGCGCGGCGGTCAGGGCGGCGAAGAGCGCCTGGAACGCGGCGAAGACGGACGCCGGGATCACGGCCTTCGGGTCGTCGGCGATCACGCCCTTCATGCCGAAGTACTCGCCCACGTTGCCCAGCAGCCCGGCGCCGCCGATGGAGTCGCCGAAGGAGGCCGAGTAGCCGTAGACGATCCAGATGCAGCCGACGAGGGCGACCGCGCCGAACACCATCATCGTCATGTTGAGCACGCTCTTGGAGGAGACCATGCCCCCGTAGAACAGCGCCAGCCCCGGCACCATCAGGCAGACGAGTGCGGTGCTGGCCAGCAGCCAGGCGGTACTTCCGGTGTCCATGGGCTCTCCGTACGGATGGGTCCAATGAAATGAATCAACGTTTCATGTGAGTAGACCCAATGCGCGTTACGAGACCACTGCGCGGCGGGTTAAACGCCGGTTTCCGGACAGGGGTTCAGTGTTGCGGGCTGTCGCCGAAGGCCGTGACGGCCAGAAAACGGATCGGCAGGGCGAGCAGTTTCTCCGGCCCGTGCGGGGCCTCGCCGTCGAACTGCAGGGCGTCGCCGGCGCGCATGGTGTAGCTGGACTTGCCGTGGCCGTAGACCATGACGCCCTCCAGCATGTAGATCAGCTCGGTGCCGGCGTGCTGGAAGAGCGGGAAGACCTCGCTGGACTCGGTGAGGGTGACCAGCAGCGGTTCCATCCGCTTGTGGCTGCCGCGCAGAGCTCCGAGCTGCGCGTACTCATGGCCGACGCGCGTGCCGCGCCGTACGATCCGCGCGCCGTGCCCGGCGGGCACGAAGACCGCCTCGCGCTCGTCGTCCATGCCCCGGAAGAGCGCCGTCACCGGCACGTCGAGGCCGCGCGCGAGACGGGACAGGGTGGTCAGGCTGCATGCCGTCTGAGCGTTCTCGATCTTGGAGAGCATCGCCTTGGAGATGCCCACCCGCTGGGCCATCTCCCCGATCGACAGCCCCGCCGCCTGGCGGTACTCGCGGGTCCTGACCGCGATGATCCGCTCAAGGGCCTTGTCGTCGTCCTCCGAGTGCTCCACCGGCGCATCCTAGCCGGGCAGCGCGAACCGGGGATGGGCCGCCGCCCGCCCCGTGGCCAGGTCGGCGGCCATCGCCCCGATCAGCGGGGCGAACTTGGCGCCGTGCCCGGAACACGGCGAGGCGATCACCAGCGGACCCCGGCGGTCCAGCACGAAGTCCTCGTCGGGCGTGGTTGTGTAGAGACAGCTCGCCTCGGCGACCGGCTCGGGATCCAGCCCGGGCAGCCGGTCCCGTACGAAGCCGCTGACGCGCCGGCGGGAGGCGGGATCGGGGACGCCCGTACGGGTGCGGGCGGTGGTGGGGGCGCCGTTGTCGTGCTCGGCGACCTTCATGGCGGGCGCGGGCCCGCCGTCGCTTCCGGAAGGGAGCCCGAAGACCTGCATATGGTCCTTGGACACCAGGATCGGCCATGACGCCCGCTCGTCACGCTGCCGGAAGTGGAAGACCTGCTGCTGCGTGACGCGCAGGGGCGGCAGGGCGACGGGCAGGCCCAGTTCGGGAAGCCAGGCCCCGGCGGCGATGACAACGGCCTGCGCATGCAGCTCACCGCCGTCGTCGGTGCGCAGCACGGCCTTCGCGTCCCCCTGCACTTCGATACCCGTCATGCGCACGCCGGTTACGACCCGGGCGCCGAGCTCGGCCGCGCGGCGTGCGCATGCGGCCACTGTGGCGTCCGCGTCCACCACACCCGCCTCCGGGTGGAACAGCGCCGGCCCGTCGAAGCGGATCTGCGGCCACCGCTCGGCGGCGGCCGGTGCGGTGAGCAGCTCGTGCGGCACCCCCGCCGCCCCCATCCTGGCCGCCAGCCCCTCCGGGTCACGGCCCGCCCCCAGGTCCAGCCCGCCCGTCGTGCGCAGCAGGGCAGCCCCGCAGTCCTCCTCCAGCTCACGCCAGCCCTCGCTGGCCCGGCCCGTCAGCTCCACGTAGAACGGATCGGCGTACGCTCTGCGGTAGATGCGCGAGCTGCCGTGCGAACTGCCGTTGCGGTGGCCGATTCCGTACGCCTCGACCAGCGTCACCTCATGCCCGCCCTGGGCGAGCCGCCACGCCGTGGCCGCGCCCGTCAGCCCGGCGCCGACGACCACGATCACAGACCGCTGCCCGTCATTCCGGGGATCCAGTTCGTACCCGCCAGCGGGACCCGGGCCATGGCGGCGGACTCGATGGTGAGCGCCACCAGGTCCTCCGGCTCCAGGTGGTGCAGATGCGCCTTGCCGCACGCGCGGGCCAGGGCCTGCGCCTCCATCGTCATCACGCGCAGGAAGTTCGCGATCCGGCGGCCCCCCTCGACCGGGTCCAGACGGGCGGCCAGCTCCTCGTCCTGCGTGGAGATGCCCGCCGGGTCCCGGCCGTCCTGGTAGTCGTCGTAGAAGCCCGCCGCCGAGCCCAGCTCGCGGTACTGCGCGTCATACCGGGGGTGGTTGTCGCCCAGCGCGATCAGCGCGGCCGTGCCGATGGCCACCGCGTCCGCCCCGAGCGCCAGCGCCTTGGCCATGTCGGCGCCGCCCCGTATCCCGCCGGACACGATGAGCTGCACCTCGCGGTGCACGCCGAGCTCCTGCAGCGCCTGCACGGCCTGGGGGAGGGCCGCCAGGGTCGGTATCCCGACATGCTCGATGAACACGTCCTGGGTCGCGGCCGTCCCGCCCTGCATGCCGTCGACCACGACGACATCCGCCCCCGCGTGCACGGCGAGCTTCACGTCGTAATAGGTGCGCGTGGCGCCGACCTTGACGTACACCGGCTTCTCCCAGTCGGTGATCTCGCGCAGCTCACGGATCTTGATCGCCAGGTCGTCCGGCCCCGTCCAGTCCGGATGCCGGCAGGCGCTGCGCTGGTCGATCCCCACGGGCAGCGTGCGCATGCCCGCCACCCGCTCGGTGATCTTCTGCCCCAGCAGCATCCCCCCGCCGCCCGGCTTGGCGCCCTGGCCGAGGACGACCTCGATCGCGTCCGCCGCCCGCAGATCGTCAGGGTTCATGCCGTAGCGCGACGGCAGGTACTGGTACACCAGATGCTTGGAGTGGCCGCGCTCCTCCCGCGTCATCCCGCCGTCGCCCGTCGTCGTGGAGGTGCCGGCCTCGCTCGCGCCACGCCCCAGCGCCTCCTTCGCCTGCGCGGACAGCGCGCCGAAGCTCATGCCCGCGATCGTGACGGGGATGTCCAGGCGAAGCGGGTGCTTGGCGTTGCGCGCGCCCAGGACCACGTCGGTGTCGCAGCGCTCGCGGTATCCCTCCAGCGGATAGCGGGACATGCTCGCGCCGAGGAGCAGCAGATCGTCGAAGTGCGGAAGCCTGCGCTTGGCGCCCCAGCCCCGGATGTCGTAGACCCCGGTGGCGGCGGCCCGCTGGATGGCGTGGATGGTGGCGCGGTCGAACGTCGCGGACTCGCGCAGGCCGTTGCCGGGGTGGGCGGACTGGTGGTCGTCGTTCATGGGTCGGTCCTCCGAGGTCACGGGTCAGTACGCGTTGTCCGCCTGGAAGTGGTACAGCCGCCGCGCCGACCCGTAACGGCGGAAGGAAGCCGGGTCCGCGTCCACGCCGGCGGCGGCCAACAGCCCGGTCAGCTCCGCCAGATGCTCATCGCGCACCGGCTTCTCGACGCAGTCCGCGCCCAGCGACTTCACCCGCCCCCGTACGTAGATCCGGGCCTCGTACAGCGAATCCCCGAGCGCGTCGCCCGCGTCGCCGCAGACGACGAGGCGACCCGCCTGCCCCATGAAGGCGCTCATGTGGCCGACGCTGCCGCCGACGACGATGTCGACGCCCTTCATGGAGATACCGCAGCGGGCGGCGGCGTCGCCCTCGATGACCAGCAGCCCGCCGTGCGCGGTGGCGCCCGCCGACTGCGAGGCGTTGCCGCGCACGCGCACCGAGCCGGACATCATGTTCTCCGCGACGCCGACACCCGCGTTCCCGTGCACCGTCACGGCCGCGAGCTGGTTCATCCCGGCGCAGTAGTAGCCGACATGTCCCTCGACGGCGACGGTCAGCTCCTCGTTCAGTCCGCAGGCCACGCTGTGCGCGCCGCGCGGATTGAGTACGCGCCAGTGCGCGGCGCGCTTGGCGACGCCGGGGGTGTGGAGGGCCTGGTTGAGATCCCGGACCGAGGCGGCGGCCAGGTCGTGCACCTCGGTGGGGACCGCGCCGGTCAGCGCTTCCATACGTAGACCTCTTCCGGCTCGGGTTCGAAGATGCGGGCGTCCTCGATGCCGGGGAGGACGTCCAGGGCGCGGTATTCCGAGGCCATCGCCACCCACTGCGGGGTCTCGGCGACGAGCGCGGGCTTGCAGGCGATGGCGTCGCGGACGACGGCGAAGGAGTCGCCGGTGGCGACGAGGAGGGTGTAGAAGCCGTCGAAGCGCTCGCAGAGCAGCCGCAGCGCCTTGTCCAGGTCGGTACCGGCGGCGAGTTCGTGGGCGACGAAGCGGGCGCCGACCTCGGAGTCGTTCTCGCTGTCGAAGCGCACGCCCCGCGCGCGCAGCTCACGGCGGATGGTGGCGTGGTTGGCGAACGAGCCGTTGTGCACCAGGCACTGGTCCGGCCCGACGGAGAAGGGGTGCGCGCCGGCCGGGGTCACGGCGGACTCGGTGGCCATCCGGGTGTGGCCGACCCCCTGCCAGCCCTGGACTCCGGCGAGCCCGAAGGCGCCGGCCAGCGCGTCGGGGTGCCCGGTGCCCTTCAGGACGGCCACGTCCTGTCCGGAGCCGATGACGGTGGCGTGCGGCAGGGCGGTGGCGATGGCGGCGAGCAGCGCCTCCGGCGGGGCGGCGGCGTGCACGACGGTGGTGGCGTCGGCGGCGATGGCCACGGCGTCCGGGAGCGCGGCCCGGACCTCGTCCGGCGTGGTGCCCAGCAGTGACACCGTGGACCGGCCGGGCGGGCTCAGCCGGGGGTCTCCGTAGACCGCGACGCCCGCGGAGTCCGGGCCGCGCTCGACGACCTGGCCCAGCATGGCGGTGAGCAGCTCACCGAGCCGGGGATGGAGCGAGGGCTCGCGCAGATGGAGCCCGACGATTCCGCACATGCGGCTCTCCTCACAGGTGATCAGAAGGCGGTCAGGTAGCGGTCCAGCTCCCACTGGCCGACCGTGCCGTGCCATTCGAAGAACTCCTCGCGCTTGATCTCCCCGAAGTACCGGCTCACGCCCGCTCCCGCCGCGTCCAGGGCGGCGCTCACCACCGCGTCGGCCGCCAGTTCCTCCACCGCGTGCAGCAGCGTCGGGGGCAGCTCCGGCCGCGCCGCGATGGCCGCCGCGTCGCCGGGAGCGCCGGGGTCGAGGCCGCGCTCGATGCCGTCGAGCCCGGCGGTCAGGGCCGCGGCCGCCGCGAGGTAGGGGTTGGCAGAGCCGTCGCCGCCGCGCAGCTCGACGCGGTTGCCGTCGGGGACGCGTACGAAGTGCGTACGGTCGTTGCCGCCGTAACCGGCCCTGCGCGGGGACCAGGTGGCGCCGGAGCGGGTGGAGACGGCGCCGGTGCGCTTGTAGGAGTTGACGGTCGGCGCGATGACGGCCTGCAGCGCGCGGGCGTGGTCGAGCAGCCCGCCGATGAAGGAGTAGGCGAGCGGTGACAGGCCGAGCCCGCGCGGGTCGGCGGCGTCGGGGAAGGCGGGCTCGGCGCCGCGCCAGAGCGACAGGTGCATGTGCATGCCGGTGCCGGTGCGGTCGGTGAAGGGCTTGGGCATGAAGGTGGCGGTCATGCCGCGCTCCTCGGCCAGCATGGAGACCAGGTAGCGCATGGTGATGACGCGGTCGGCGGTGGTGAGCGCGTCGGCGTACGCGAAGTTCTGCTCGAACTGGCCGTTGCCGTCCTCGTGGTCGTTGGCGTAGTTGCCCCAGCCGAGAGCGTTCATGGCCTTGGAGACGGCCGTGAGGTGGTCGTACATCCGGGTCAGGCCGCGCGCGTCGTAGCAGGGCTGGGCGGCGGTGTCGCGGGTGTCGGCGACCGAGAGCCTGCCGTGTTCGTCGCGGTTGACCAGGAAGTACTCGATCTCCGCGCCGACGGCGAGCGACAGCCCGAGCGCCCGCGCCCGTTCCAGCGCGGCGCGC is part of the Streptomyces sp. NBC_01262 genome and harbors:
- the glnT gene encoding type III glutamate--ammonia ligase → MTTDGSAPGPPDLAELARADGVEFVLAVFVDLNGKPCAKLVPVEAIGELRDEGVGFAGYAAGALGQQPSDPDVVALPDVSSYTPLPFVRQGLALVHCDPHVNGKPWPYAPRVILRAALERARALGLSLAVGAEIEYFLVNRDEHGRLSVADTRDTAAQPCYDARGLTRMYDHLTAVSKAMNALGWGNYANDHEDGNGQFEQNFAYADALTTADRVITMRYLVSMLAEERGMTATFMPKPFTDRTGTGMHMHLSLWRGAEPAFPDAADPRGLGLSPLAYSFIGGLLDHARALQAVIAPTVNSYKRTGAVSTRSGATWSPRRAGYGGNDRTHFVRVPDGNRVELRGGDGSANPYLAAAAALTAGLDGIERGLDPGAPGDAAAIAARPELPPTLLHAVEELAADAVVSAALDAAGAGVSRYFGEIKREEFFEWHGTVGQWELDRYLTAF
- a CDS encoding ammonium transporter encodes the protein MDTGSTAWLLASTALVCLMVPGLALFYGGMVSSKSVLNMTMMVFGAVALVGCIWIVYGYSASFGDSIGGAGLLGNVGEYFGMKGVIADDPKAVIPASVFAAFQALFAALTAALICGAISDRIKFGAWMVFTGVWVTLVYLPVAHWVFAFDGKGVTGGWIVNKLGAVDYAGGTAVHINSGAAALAMVLVLGKRAGWPGRTTRPHNLPFVMLGAGILWFGWFGFNGGSALAAGNAASVVVLNTFAATCSAMLAWLLVEKLRDGHATSLGGASGAIAGLVAITPSCGAVTPLGALATGAIGGALCALAVGLKYRFGFDDSLDVVGVHLVGGLAGTLLVGILGTADAPSGRDGLLYGGGLKLLGQQAVGALSVLVYSFVVTWLIAKVLDKVIGLRVTPEAEEEGVDVHLHAESAYDLLGGTSGAAARPAPVPAAALVPAGKGEPAGA
- a CDS encoding FAD-dependent oxidoreductase; its protein translation is MIVVVGAGLTGAATAWRLAQGGHEVTLVEAYGIGHRNGSSHGSSRIYRRAYADPFYVELTGRASEGWRELEEDCGAALLRTTGGLDLGAGRDPEGLAARMGAAGVPHELLTAPAAAERWPQIRFDGPALFHPEAGVVDADATVAACARRAAELGARVVTGVRMTGIEVQGDAKAVLRTDDGGELHAQAVVIAAGAWLPELGLPVALPPLRVTQQQVFHFRQRDERASWPILVSKDHMQVFGLPSGSDGGPAPAMKVAEHDNGAPTTARTRTGVPDPASRRRVSGFVRDRLPGLDPEPVAEASCLYTTTPDEDFVLDRRGPLVIASPCSGHGAKFAPLIGAMAADLATGRAAAHPRFALPG
- a CDS encoding FMN-binding glutamate synthase family protein gives rise to the protein MNDDHQSAHPGNGLRESATFDRATIHAIQRAAATGVYDIRGWGAKRRLPHFDDLLLLGASMSRYPLEGYRERCDTDVVLGARNAKHPLRLDIPVTIAGMSFGALSAQAKEALGRGASEAGTSTTTGDGGMTREERGHSKHLVYQYLPSRYGMNPDDLRAADAIEVVLGQGAKPGGGGMLLGQKITERVAGMRTLPVGIDQRSACRHPDWTGPDDLAIKIRELREITDWEKPVYVKVGATRTYYDVKLAVHAGADVVVVDGMQGGTAATQDVFIEHVGIPTLAALPQAVQALQELGVHREVQLIVSGGIRGGADMAKALALGADAVAIGTAALIALGDNHPRYDAQYRELGSAAGFYDDYQDGRDPAGISTQDEELAARLDPVEGGRRIANFLRVMTMEAQALARACGKAHLHHLEPEDLVALTIESAAMARVPLAGTNWIPGMTGSGL
- a CDS encoding helix-turn-helix domain-containing protein; the encoded protein is MEHSEDDDKALERIIAVRTREYRQAAGLSIGEMAQRVGISKAMLSKIENAQTACSLTTLSRLARGLDVPVTALFRGMDDEREAVFVPAGHGARIVRRGTRVGHEYAQLGALRGSHKRMEPLLVTLTESSEVFPLFQHAGTELIYMLEGVMVYGHGKSSYTMRAGDALQFDGEAPHGPEKLLALPIRFLAVTAFGDSPQH
- a CDS encoding MurT ligase domain-containing protein; its protein translation is MAGNSEPLSPRAKLAVTAGKAAAAVSRAAGRGSGSVIGGRVALKLDPDLLAALATHLDVVLVSATNGKTTTTRLLAEALRAAGPVVSNALGANMPAGITSALAGGSDARFGVIEVDEKYLAGVARDVNPKAIALLNLSRDQLDRAAETRMLAEKWREGLAGTEAIVIANADDPLITWAASSCPTVVWVAAGQEWKDDAWSCPSCGGVLQRPSEDWFCGECGFRRPIPTWALSGDHVIDPYGAAWPIRLQLPGRANKSNAAVSAAAAAAFGVEPKVALERMYAVQAVAGRYDVVSFLGRDIRLLLAKNPAGWLETFSLIDGPPAPVLLSVNARGADGTDTSWLWDVDYTRLSGHPIFVVGDRKLDLAVRLEVAGLQFRVCADVDEAVRNAPAGRIEAIANYTAFQDLRRRVGN
- a CDS encoding glutamate synthase; this encodes MEALTGAVPTEVHDLAAASVRDLNQALHTPGVAKRAAHWRVLNPRGAHSVACGLNEELTVAVEGHVGYYCAGMNQLAAVTVHGNAGVGVAENMMSGSVRVRGNASQSAGATAHGGLLVIEGDAAARCGISMKGVDIVVGGSVGHMSAFMGQAGRLVVCGDAGDALGDSLYEARIYVRGRVKSLGADCVEKPVRDEHLAELTGLLAAAGVDADPASFRRYGSARRLYHFQADNAY
- a CDS encoding type 1 glutamine amidotransferase, which encodes MSDSSLRVVWVYPDLLSTYGDQGNVLVVERRARQRRVPVTRLDVRSDQPIPTSGDIYLIGGGEDRPQRLASERLRRDGGLARAVENGAIVFSVCAGYQILGHEFVNDLGRPEPGLGLLDVVSVRGEGERCVGDVLADIDPALGLPPLTGFENHQGITHVGRGAKPFARTRFGNGNGTGDGTEGAYNDTVFGTYMHGPVMARNPQIADMLIKLALDVKALPPADDQWYEALRAERIAAASQPA
- a CDS encoding class II glutamine amidotransferase produces the protein MCGIVGLHLREPSLHPRLGELLTAMLGQVVERGPDSAGVAVYGDPRLSPPGRSTVSLLGTTPDEVRAALPDAVAIAADATTVVHAAAPPEALLAAIATALPHATVIGSGQDVAVLKGTGHPDALAGAFGLAGVQGWQGVGHTRMATESAVTPAGAHPFSVGPDQCLVHNGSFANHATIRRELRARGVRFDSENDSEVGARFVAHELAAGTDLDKALRLLCERFDGFYTLLVATGDSFAVVRDAIACKPALVAETPQWVAMASEYRALDVLPGIEDARIFEPEPEEVYVWKR